The following nucleotide sequence is from Anguilla rostrata isolate EN2019 chromosome 3, ASM1855537v3, whole genome shotgun sequence.
AGAAAGCTGCTTTGTCATTTATATTCAGATTTTAGTTGGTCACGAGTTGAGGATATCTTTGTTTCTTTCACTTCTGTTTTACAAAGCAGGAAATGTCCTCAATTGCGCGTTTTTTCTGTGATATTCTCCATTTCAGACGGCTTTTATGGCGATATTACGAAGGTCGAAACAACTGGCGCGTCACAAAAAACCGCTAAACAGGACAGCCTGAGTGTGCAGGGTCTGTAGCAATATTTAATAACTTGTTCCTTTATGAACAACACACTTttcagtaatgtaatgtgaaacaACAATGGGTGCTTGACCTTGTTAACTTCTTTGCATTTCCATCCTGATTTAGCCACTATACTGCTGTTTCACTTTTATGATTCATTTTagtctggattttttttcttttcctttgtttaACATGTACTGACGTGTATTTAGAAGATAATCCCCCTAAATTCTTTAATAATTCCTTTCTTTCAAAAGGAGTGGAGGCATCCCACAAGTTGGCACAGAGTGATCTGACCAGGATGAACAAGTATAAAGATGTCATCACAAAAGTGGCAAAGGCTCACAAAATAGAACCTGCCGTGATCGCGGGTATTATTTCCCGTGAATCCAGGGCCGGGGCCCCCGGAGTTCTTACAAACGGCTGGGGTGACCATGGCAACGGTTTTGGACTCATGCAGGTGGGCAGGAGTAGAGGTCGATTTATATCAGTGCATTACTGTGCTGTTTACTGATTAAATTGAACCCAATTAAGAATGCAGGATGTTGTGTTTCGAAAAGCAATGCGTTcagcactgcagtgcagtgcaagttTCAAGACCGTTTTCTTCCGTGTTTTTCTTCTACATTATCATaagattattaattttttttaaaaaggttaataATTAGTAGATATTATGAACAAAATAAGATGAATGTCTAgacatcaaaacaaaataactagTAAACCGTATTCTGGCACGTTTGTGTCATACTGTAGAGGAGTAGGTGTGTTTGGCAAGCTGACAAGGCCAAGAGAGCCAGCCTGTTTTGTTGTAAAGTACTTTAGCCAACAAGTAAGGACCCcgaatgtaaaaaataattatgccaATGAGTCTTTTCCACACCAAGGGACCCATGTATcagatatatagatatataccACTGGTGAAGGCCACATCCATgagtttcattttcagttgtaaAATTTGTTATTGGAACAGTTCTGCAGTGTTTGTATCGATGGTGTGTTGctttttttaagaatgaaaaACTTTAATATTTTCTAGGTTGACAAGCGGTACCACAGTCCAAAGGGGGAGTGGAATAGCGAGCAGCACATCACTCAAGGCACTGAGATTTTGATTGATTCCATCAAGATGATTCAGAAAAAATTCCCACCCTGGTCCAAGGAGCAACAATTAAAAGGTGTTTTACCTCTTTTTCTAAATCCTGTTTCTAACTGTATATGTATCGCATGTATTGTATATGTATTGCGTTGTATCCTACAGGTAATTCCTTGTTTGCTTACCTGACACCTTTCTCCAAGGTATCATAAATTATTTCTAAGTATAATTTCAACTGCATTGCTCAAAGTTTCAACTGCTATGCCCTACCCTGGATTCAAGCCTGCAGTCATCGTTGCATGCCCTAATCCACATTCCACACTGTTGCCCAATAGACTATGTGTAACTGCAACATGTGGGTATAAACTGAATACCACTGAAATTCAAATCTAAGCCCAGATGTATGTGTATTTCAGGTGGAATATCAGCCTACAATGCTGGAGTTGGGAATGTCCGCACTTATGAGCGAATGGACATCGGCACCACCGGGGATGACTACGGCAGTGACGTTGTGGCCAGAGCCCAGTGGTTCAACAAGAATGGTTTTTAAaggaggggaaaataaataaaataatgaaaacgaATGAGGTGAAATTTTGTAAATCAATAGacacttaataaataaattatagattccatacttgtttattttttaatctcattaaaatatatatatatagggagTGAAGTAAATGAAAACCTTGTAAATATGATCTTATGAAATTCTAAATCAATGGTACTTGATAAATGTTGCTATACTATTTTGATATGATTGGAAATTTGAAACAAGTGCCACTATATTGTAAGAAGACTACCAGATAGTCCAAAATAGCAAGCATTTTACAAGGTCAATCCATGAGGTGAGGAAATGCTATTGTCCAGTTACCCTAACATAGAATTAAGTAGTTAGTGTCTGAGTATAGATAAGGACtgaaaaaagtgtgaaattgTATTCGTTTAAATGGGGGAGctaagtataaaaaatacccaGTAATAAATGCTGAGAATTTGCACTTAAACCatgtgtgaatttttttaattactagTTTAAATTATGTTAGGCCacctttttttactttaggtaaataattttttaatttatgtgcatttataCAATAACAGAgtacaaaaaagtacaaaaatgttcTTCAATTTCtatctacacaaacacaaaaagataaattttatttaatctcagacatgactttcctcaaaatagcctcctttggctttaattacaattaaacaaattagtGGACACCATTTGAgaagggggtgagagggaggtggaAGGGAAGTTACATTTACAGAAATCTTATttaccttatttttattttatgtttttttaaccattgGCCAGTAGTGCGAGTAAAAAAAGTCAGTACATGCTCAGAatggtccagctgatgggcagtaatgttaagaGGAGATGACCAGGCAGATCAAGATGCAGAAGTCaaatatgttaatatattacattacattatatgccTTAAAGGATATAATTATATAAGTTTGCACCCATCTTTCACACTACTAAGTAacactgtggggggaaaaaaacttgcCCATCCCCTTTATTAGTAGGAGGCAGGTTATTGGTTGGATGCACTTGCAGCATTCGTTGTTATAATTCGAACACCTGCAGGTATGTAAGAATATAAAGTAGTGGATCCAGAGCTGAAGTCTGAGGAAGTTACAGTTGGACAACAGAAAATTACTAAAAGTAGAACAGAATGGGTGAGTCTTTTTAACTTTTAACCATCCAAGAAATTATTAATACTGCTGCTCATAGTTACCTACAAATGTTTTGTTGCAAATCATTGAAATTACTGAGACATCAGCAATTCAGATCTGCCACTCCTGGttttatctgaaaatattttgcattttcatcatcTAAACCTGGCCTGTGATAACATTATATTACCTCCTCCACAGAAAGGTGCTTTTTCTTCGTCATCGTCTTTTCTCCGATATCTGCCATTTCAGCCTGCAGTTCTTATGTGGACGTTACAAAGACCGAATCAACAGGTGCATAAGAACACACTGCTAATCAGGACAGACTGACTGTGCAGGGAGTGTAGCAATATTCaataagttcttttttttttaatgaacgcACAGCCTTTTTCAGTAGTATACTATGAAACTGCACAACAATGGGCAACCGTgttaatttcataaatgcaCTTTCCTTTGCCGTAATCTAGCCACTATAATGCCATTTCGCTCTCATAATTCACCTTTGTCTGGATTTTGATTTTGGAGATTTACATGTACTGACATGTAACAGGAGATATTTCCCACAAACGCTTTTATTACTTTCTTTCCAAAGGGGTGGAGGCGTCCCACGAGCTGGCGGAGAAGGACCTGAACAGGACGAACAAGTACACAGATTTCATCATAAAAGTTGCGAGGAGTCGTCAGAAAGGCCCAGTTGTGATCTCCAGTTCCATTTCCCGTGAGTCCAGAGCCGGGTCCCCACCGGTTCTGACAAACGGCTGGAGTCTTGGACTGAAGCAGGTGGGCAGTAGAGTACAGTAGAGGTCCATTTGTATCAAAGCATGTATTGTGCTGTTTGCAGATTAAGAGGAACCCAAGTAAGAATGCAGGATGTTGTGTTTTGAAAGCAATCCATTCAGCATTACAATGCAGTGCAAGTTTCAAAGCAGTCTAATAGCGTGTTTCTCTTGCATTACAATCAGAcaggtaaattttttttttttttaaatggtctgtATATTAATCTAATAGACCGAGCACTAGATACTGTAGAAGAGTACGTGTATTTGCCAAGCTGACAGGCCAAGAGAGCAAACCAGTTTTGTTGTAAAGTACTTTAGCCAGCAAGTAAGGGGCCAGAATATCAGAGAACTAATTTCCATGGGACCCACCTATCAAATACATAGATGCATACCAATGGTGAAGGCCACATTCATGAGTTTCTTTTTCAGTTGTAAAACCTGTTATcaaatacatagatacataccaATGGTGAAGGCCACATTCATGAGTTTCTTTTTCAGTTGTAAAACCTGTTATTGGAATAGTTCTGACATGTTTGTATCAGTggtgtgttgcttttttttttttttttttttttaaatagagaatTAAAAACCTTAATATTTCCTAGGCTGACGAGCAGTTCCACACACCAGAGGGACAGTGGAATAGCGAGCAGCACAACTGTCAAGGCACTGAACTTCTGGTTGAGTTCATCAAGAAGATCCAGAACAAATTCCCATCCAGGTCCAAGGAACAACAATCAAAAGGTGATTTACCTTTGTCTCAATCCTGTTTCATAATTTCAAGTTGATTGTATTGCTCAAGAAACAACTGCAATTGCACCACCCAGGAATCAAGcattgaggtcagggctctgtgcaggccagtcatgtTCTTCCACACAAAACTCggcaaacaatttttttaaggACCTTGCTTCAT
It contains:
- the LOC135251693 gene encoding lysozyme g-like, whose protein sequence is MDGFYGDITKVETTGASQKTAKQDSLSVQGVEASHKLAQSDLTRMNKYKDVITKVAKAHKIEPAVIAGIISRESRAGAPGVLTNGWGDHGNGFGLMQVDKRYHSPKGEWNSEQHITQGTEILIDSIKMIQKKFPPWSKEQQLKGGISAYNAGVGNVRTYERMDIGTTGDDYGSDVVARAQWFNKNGF
- the LOC135251696 gene encoding lysozyme g-like is translated as MERCFFFVIVFSPISAISACSSYVDVTKTESTGVEASHELAEKDLNRTNKYTDFIIKVARSRQKGPVVISSSISRESRAGSPPVLTNGWSLGLKQADEQFHTPEGQWNSEQHNCQGTELLVEFIKKIQNKFPSRSKEQQSKGAVSSDTTDSKITKHRIRWFNLASDRGTGHRERDRSPTTAPAPAVLKNSDTG